One Vigna unguiculata cultivar IT97K-499-35 chromosome 11, ASM411807v1, whole genome shotgun sequence DNA window includes the following coding sequences:
- the LOC114170609 gene encoding protein PARTING DANCERS gives MDSTTSTPSHATFSGTAGICLMRNAWKEDQHPSFINFISTFLSANSFRLNFVPIDPDFIFNCGGLSVAFIFVTNWDRYNVASIFNRVKKLKMQFARFYVVITLPAKEQINSFIQSYFTFGMVIGKPTFVPVQDLEMGFEKMVKIAHSSGVYKQERIGEKLKDERKQLVQRMDFYLKVVTSIPGIDNHDANALSQAVGSVQAIAKASKEQILENTDLSTDKAELVSRFLRDPKFYSRPKIN, from the exons ATGGACTCAACAACTTCAACACCTTCGCATGCCACATTCTCTG GTACAGCTGGAATCTGTTTGATGAGAAATGCTTGGAAAGAGGATCAACATCCATCGTTCATCAATTTTATCTCCACTTTCCTCTCTGCAAATTCTTTTCGCCTAAACTTTGTCCCGATTGACCCG GACTTTATATTCAATTGTGGGGGGTTATCTGTAGCCTTCATTTTTGTGACAAACTGGGACCGCTACAATGTTGCTTCGATCTTCAACAG AGTTAAGAAGCTGAAGATGCAATTTGCAAGGTTTTACGTGGTTATCACACTCCCAGCAAAAGAGCAAATAAATTCGTTTATTCAGTCATATTTCAC ATTTGGTATGGTGATTGGGAAGCCTACATTTGTGCCAGTTCAGGACTTGGAGATGGGGTTTGAAAAGATGGTAAAAATAGCCCATTCTTCTGGAG TGTACAAGCAAGAAAGAATTGGAGAAAAATTGAAAGATGAG AGGAAGCAGTTGGTGCAAAGAATGGACTTTTACCTTAAGGTGGTTACATCCATCCCAGGCATTGACAATCACGATGCAAATGCG CTCAGTCAAGCTGTTGGTTCTGTCCAAGCAATTGCAAAGGCGTCAAAAGAGCAAATTCTAGAGAACACAGATCTTTCTACAGACAAGGCAGAGTTGGTTTCAAGGTTTCTCAGGGACCCAAAGTTTTACTCGCGTCCCAAGATCAATTGA